The following are from one region of the Chanos chanos chromosome 10, fChaCha1.1, whole genome shotgun sequence genome:
- the cdk5r2b gene encoding cyclin-dependent kinase 5 activator 2b, which translates to MGTVLSISPTSRKGAILDEGAECRHENSGKIEKGLKKQSVVVSTLTWRRLVTASAKKKSAKKVNPNPPVPQTRDSRVDQLNNENLKKSLLPTADRKAKAVPLAVPIPTVPAQSLQPDKTRTASPDAKQLVSVQRQSSSRSLISPRRVIVQASTGELLRCLGEFICRRCFKLKELSPNEVILWFRNVDRSLLLQGWQDQGFITPANLVFVYLLCRDTVTDDIENQRELHGIFLTCLYLAYSYMGNEISYPLKPFMVEANKEVFWEQSLDVIDKMSCKMLQINTDPHFFTEVFQDLKNEGQSKKDANDVER; encoded by the coding sequence ATGGGGACAGTGCTGTCTATATCCCCTACATCAAGAAAGGGGGCTATTTTGGACGAAGGAGCAGAATGTAGACATGAGAACAGCGGGAAGATAGAGAAAGGCCTTAAGAAACAGTCGGTGGTGGTATCGACACTTACATGGAGGAGGCTAGTAACTGCATCAGCAAAGAAGAAGAGTGCCAAGAAAGTTAACCCGAATCCTCCAGTGCCTCAGACCAGGGACAGCCGTGTTGACCAGCTGAATAATGAAAATCTGAAGAAATCTCTGCTGCCGACTGCAGACCGGAAAGCAAAAGCGGTACCTCTCGCTGTTCCAATACCTACAGTTCCAGCACAGAGCCTTCAGCCTGATAAAACACGGACAGCTTCACCAGACGCAAAGCAGCTCGTATCTGTCCAAAGGCAGTCAAGCAGCAGATCACTGATCTCTCCGAGGCGCGTTATTGTTCAGGCTTCAACCGGAGAGCTGTTGCGTTGCCTCGGGGAATTCATTTGTCGGCGATGCTTCAAACTGAAAGAGCTCAGTCCTAATGAAGTTATTCTTTGGTTCCGGAACGTGGATCGGAGCCTCCTTTTGCAAGGCTGGCAGGACCAGGGTTTCATTACTCCAGCTAATTTGGTGTTCGTGTACTTGCTTTGTAGGGACACAGTCACCGATGATATCGAAAATCAACGTGAACTCCATGGCATCTTCCTGACCTGCCTCTATTTGGCTTACTCTTACATGGGTAACGAAATTTCGTATCCGCTGAAGCCTTTCATGGTAGAAGCAAATAAGGAAGTGTTTTGGGAGCAGTCCTTAGATGTGATTGATAAAATGAGTTGTAAAATGTTGCAGATTAATACTGATCCACACTTTTTCACCGAGGTTTTCCAGGACCTCAAAAATGAAGGACAATCGAAGAAAGATGCAAATGATGTGGAGCGTTAA
- the cryba2b gene encoding beta-crystallin A2b has protein sequence MNTQQMEEMGKFRITVWEEENFQGKRCEFMMECPNIMERGFCKIRSIKVENGPWVGYEYPEFQGQQFILEKGDYPCYQAWSGNSSYRTEHLLSFRPVKCANHSDSKVTLYECEDFQGRTFEICDDYPSLLAMGWCSKEVPSIKINSGAWVAYQFPGYRGYQYILERDRHQGEYRNYNEYSTQAHSNQIQSIRRIQH, from the exons ATGAACACGCAGCAGATGGAAGAGATGGGCAAGTTTAGGATCACAGTCTGGGAGGAGGAGAACTTCCAGGGTAAGCGCTGTGAATTTATGATGGAGTGTCCGAACATCATGGAGAGAGGCTTCTGCAAGATTCGCTCCATCAAGGTGGAGAACGGGCC ctGGGTAGGTTATGAGTACCCTGAGTTCCAGGGGCAGCAGTTTATCTTGGAAAAGGGCGACTACCCATGCTACCAAGCCTGGAGTGGGAACAGCAGTTACAGAACTGAACACCTGCTGTCATTCAGACCTGTTAAATGTGCC AACCACAGTGACAGTAAGGTGACTCTGTACGAGTGTGAAGACTTCCAGGGACGAACTTTTGAGATCTGTGATGACTATCCCTCTCTCTTAGCCATGGGCTGGTGCAGTAAAGAGGTTCCCTCAATCAAAATCAACTCCGGAGC CTGGGTAGCCTATCAGTTCCCTGGTTACCGTGGATACCAGTACATcttggagagagacagacaccaaGGAGAGTACAGAAACTACAATGAATACAGTACCCAAGCCCACTCCAATCAGATCCAGTCTATTCGCAGAATTCAGCACTAA
- the fev gene encoding protein FEV, translated as MKAFPFRAAGRMRQHTGENLMFNMYLSDPTENLLKESKGSAWSPITAGVQKGSGQIQLWQFLLELLSDSSNMSCIAWEGTNGEFKLIDPDEVARRWGERKSKPNMNYDKLSRALRYYYDKNIMTKVHGKRYAYKFDFHGLAQVCQPSSTEQTLYKFQSNFAPIPFSGISKLNLVAPGVGPSGLSYWTGSTPTLYHSHNLQPPGPFGPVSASHISCVNNINSISNLNSINNHYN; from the exons ATGAAAGCGTTCCCTTTCAGAGCTGCAGGCAGAATGAGACAGCACACCGGGGAAAACCTAATGTTTAACATGTATCTCTCAG ACCCCACAGAAAATCTGTTGAAAGAAAGTAAAGGCTCTGCATGGAGTCCCATCACTGCGGGAGTGCAAAAGG GGAGCGGCCAAATTCAGCTGTGGCAGTTTCTGCTGGAGCTCCTGTCAGACAGTTCGAACATGTCATGCATTGCATGGGAAGGGACAAACGGAGAATTCAAGCTGATTGATCCTGATGAGGTGGCCAGGCGatggggagagaggaagagtaaaCCGAATATGAACTATGACAAACTGAGCCGCGCACTTCGGTACTACTATGACAAAAACATTATGACCAAGGTGCACGGAAAGCGCTACGCCTACAAGTTTGATTTCCATGGACTGGCGCAAGTGTGTCAGCCTTCGTCGACAGAACAGACGTTGTATAAATTCCAGAGTAATTTCGCACCCATTCCATTCTCAGGTATTTCCAAGCTTAATCTGGTAGCTCCAGGTGTCGGACCGTCTGGGCTCTCTTACTGGACCGGATCCACACCAACTCTTTACCATAGCCACAATCTCCAACCACCGGGGCCGTTTGGCCCAGTTTCTGCATCACACATCAGTTGCGTTAACAATATCAACAGCATAAGTAATCTGAATAGCATTAATAATCACTACAACTGA